The following proteins are encoded in a genomic region of Candidatus Binataceae bacterium:
- the kdpA gene encoding potassium-transporting ATPase subunit KdpA, giving the protein MTSNALVQIGFFLLLVTAVSVPLGLYMARVFSGQHTFLDPVLLPIERFIYRTTGVKPGVEMTWQEYTISMLLFAFVGMLLLYAIERLQGLLPFNPQGLSAVASDLAFNTAASFTTNTNWQAYGGETTMSYLTQMAGLAFHNFVSAAAGIAVAIAVIRGFVRKSSQTLGNFWYDLTRTILWVLLPISIVLTLVLVWQGVPQNLHPYTHAKTLEGVEQVIAQGPVASQEVIKELGTNGGGFFNANSAHPFENPTPLTDIIELVAIFAIGAGLTHTFGKMAGDRRQGWVLFGAMAFLFIVGAFVATWCEQRGNPQFAAMGIDQAPTATQSGGNMEGKEVRFGIVDSALWATVTTDTSCGAVNSMHDSYTPLGGFVPLLNMQIGEIIFGGVGSGLYGMLVMAVLSVFIAGLMVGRTPEYLGKKIEGREMKLAMLFILIFPAVILLPAGVAIVSKAGLAGISNPGPHGFSQILYAYTEASANNGSAFAGLNANSQFYNWTLGFVMLFGRFMMKIPVLAMAGSLVGKKAVPVSAGTFPTTGFIFVVLLVGVIMIVAALTFFPADALGPIVEELAMRAGHLY; this is encoded by the coding sequence ATGACATCGAATGCACTTGTTCAGATCGGCTTTTTCCTGCTGCTGGTAACCGCCGTCAGCGTCCCGCTGGGACTGTATATGGCGCGAGTCTTCAGCGGCCAGCATACGTTTTTGGATCCTGTCCTTCTGCCAATCGAGAGGTTCATCTATCGCACCACCGGAGTGAAACCCGGCGTTGAGATGACCTGGCAGGAATATACAATCTCGATGCTCTTGTTCGCCTTTGTCGGGATGCTCTTGCTGTACGCGATCGAGCGTTTGCAGGGGCTATTGCCGTTCAATCCGCAAGGTCTCAGTGCGGTGGCCTCAGATCTCGCCTTTAACACCGCAGCCAGTTTCACCACTAACACGAACTGGCAGGCCTACGGCGGCGAGACCACGATGAGCTACCTGACCCAGATGGCCGGGCTGGCTTTTCACAACTTCGTCTCGGCGGCCGCAGGTATCGCGGTGGCAATCGCCGTCATCCGCGGCTTCGTCCGCAAGAGTTCGCAAACCCTCGGCAACTTCTGGTACGACCTGACCCGCACCATCCTCTGGGTTCTGCTTCCGATTTCGATCGTATTGACTCTGGTTCTGGTCTGGCAGGGAGTGCCGCAGAATCTCCATCCTTATACCCACGCCAAGACACTCGAAGGCGTCGAGCAGGTGATTGCGCAGGGGCCGGTTGCGTCCCAGGAAGTGATCAAGGAGCTCGGCACCAACGGCGGTGGCTTCTTCAACGCCAATTCGGCGCACCCGTTCGAAAATCCAACGCCCCTCACCGACATCATCGAATTGGTCGCAATCTTCGCCATCGGCGCCGGGCTGACTCATACCTTCGGCAAGATGGCAGGGGATCGGCGCCAGGGCTGGGTTCTGTTCGGAGCGATGGCGTTCCTGTTTATCGTCGGCGCCTTCGTCGCAACCTGGTGCGAGCAGAGAGGCAACCCGCAGTTCGCCGCGATGGGCATCGACCAGGCCCCGACCGCCACGCAGAGCGGCGGCAACATGGAGGGCAAGGAGGTCCGCTTCGGCATCGTCGATTCCGCGCTGTGGGCGACCGTCACCACTGACACCTCCTGCGGCGCCGTCAACTCGATGCACGACAGCTACACGCCGCTCGGCGGATTCGTGCCGCTGCTCAACATGCAGATCGGCGAAATTATCTTCGGCGGCGTCGGCTCGGGCCTCTACGGGATGCTCGTGATGGCGGTGCTGTCGGTGTTCATCGCGGGCCTGATGGTCGGGCGTACACCGGAATACCTGGGTAAGAAGATCGAAGGCCGCGAAATGAAACTCGCGATGCTCTTCATCCTGATCTTCCCCGCAGTCATCCTGCTCCCCGCAGGCGTCGCAATCGTGAGCAAGGCCGGCCTCGCCGGAATCTCCAACCCGGGACCGCACGGATTCTCGCAGATTCTTTACGCCTACACCGAGGCCTCGGCCAATAACGGCTCGGCCTTCGCCGGCCTCAACGCGAACTCGCAATTCTACAACTGGACGCTGGGATTCGTGATGCTGTTCGGGCGCTTCATGATGAAAATCCCGGTGCTCGCGATGGCCGGTTCACTGGTCGGCAAGAAAGCCGTCCCGGTGAGCGCCGGAACTTTTCCGACTACGGGTTTTATCTTCGTCGTGCTGCTGGTCGGCGTGATCATGATCGTCGCCGCTCTGACCTTCTTCCCGGCCGATGCGCTGGGACCGATTGTCGAAGAGCTCGCGATGCGCGCCGGACATCTCTACTAG